A region of Tepidisphaeraceae bacterium DNA encodes the following proteins:
- a CDS encoding SGNH/GDSL hydrolase family protein, with protein MILKHAVVAVLAGLIGVGTASAQSTPFVVEDHFTASAERASAQPLDGMTTEKGNRTWKSTPSLRLAGEGEEGYLGMKGSGSVSGRFEIPAGDVIEIELDAQPASAQKGWIAVGFSDAESPADITWKNGAFLYLDTAGSGMALADGTKQKLGSKKLGEDFKGDAMNRLKLRYDVKANSISGWINDKPIVENVSLSRVNFTPGAKYAGFSAYGISADSKMDNFRLTVEGADASALTVPAGAAAVTAAAKPAAAKPADVYRILYIGDSITQHLPNEKVGWTYTAGMAASSVEKDYAHLLASSITQALKAPKTKVEPMFLAHGGGKVRNYLGRTDEYSSFEPDLAIVQFGENEKPGDGFETFAEDYATLLKELNGLSPKPRIICTGVWAPTAGNPYSGPAATIEAAVQRAAQEHGAGFAPIQQAAVDPANRGFGATKGVQWHPNDQGMKAYADSIFAVWQNLNVP; from the coding sequence ATGATCTTGAAACATGCAGTTGTCGCCGTGCTAGCCGGCCTGATCGGCGTCGGTACGGCGTCCGCTCAATCGACGCCGTTCGTCGTCGAGGACCACTTCACCGCCAGTGCCGAGCGCGCCTCGGCCCAGCCACTGGACGGCATGACGACCGAGAAGGGAAACCGCACATGGAAGAGCACGCCCTCTCTACGGCTGGCCGGTGAAGGCGAAGAGGGCTACCTAGGCATGAAGGGCAGCGGCTCGGTATCCGGCCGCTTTGAGATCCCGGCAGGAGACGTGATCGAGATCGAGCTCGACGCGCAGCCGGCCAGCGCGCAGAAGGGCTGGATCGCCGTCGGCTTTAGCGACGCGGAATCGCCCGCGGACATTACCTGGAAGAACGGCGCATTCCTGTACCTAGACACCGCCGGCAGCGGCATGGCGCTCGCTGATGGGACGAAGCAGAAGCTCGGCAGCAAGAAGCTCGGCGAAGACTTCAAGGGCGACGCGATGAACCGCCTGAAGCTCCGCTACGACGTGAAGGCCAATAGCATCAGCGGGTGGATCAACGATAAGCCGATCGTCGAAAACGTATCACTGAGCCGCGTGAACTTCACGCCGGGCGCCAAGTACGCCGGCTTCTCGGCCTACGGCATTAGCGCCGATAGCAAGATGGACAACTTCCGCCTCACCGTCGAAGGCGCCGACGCCAGCGCGCTCACCGTTCCGGCTGGCGCCGCGGCGGTGACCGCGGCGGCCAAGCCAGCGGCCGCAAAGCCGGCCGACGTCTACCGTATCCTGTACATCGGCGACAGCATCACTCAGCACCTCCCCAACGAGAAGGTGGGCTGGACCTACACCGCCGGCATGGCCGCCTCCAGCGTGGAGAAGGACTACGCCCACCTGCTGGCGTCGAGCATCACGCAAGCGCTCAAGGCGCCCAAAACCAAGGTCGAACCGATGTTCCTCGCTCACGGTGGCGGCAAGGTCCGCAACTATCTCGGGCGCACCGACGAGTACAGCTCGTTCGAGCCCGACCTGGCGATCGTGCAGTTCGGCGAAAACGAGAAGCCGGGTGACGGCTTTGAGACCTTCGCCGAAGACTATGCGACCTTGCTGAAGGAATTGAACGGCCTGTCTCCCAAGCCCCGCATCATCTGCACCGGCGTTTGGGCCCCCACCGCCGGCAACCCCTACAGTGGCCCGGCCGCCACAATCGAGGCTGCGGTCCAACGTGCCGCTCAAGAGCACGGCGCGGGCTTTGCCCCGATCCAGCAGGCTGCGGTCGATCCCGCCAACCGTGGGTTCGGCGCCACCAAGGGCGTGCAGTGGCACCCGAACGATCAAGGCATGAAGGCCTATGCCGACTCGATCTTCGCTGTCTGGCAGAACCTGAACGTGCCGTAG